CCACCAGGTCCAGCCTCACTGCGGCCGATCCGAGAAGATCGCCAAGGCTTTTTTTAGGATGTCGCGCTCTTCCCGCATCCGCGACAGCTGGCGCTGCAATCGACGGATCTCTTGCGCCTCTGCCGAAGCCGGCTTCCCAGGCTCCCCGCCACTCAAGGCGTGACGCCACCGGCGGATCAGATCCGGACGAACATCCAGCTCCTTCGCCACGTCCTTCAAACGACGACCACTCTCGTACGCCAGACGCACCGCTTCGCGCTTGAACTCCTCACTGAAACGACGACGCTTCTCAACCATTTTGTGAACT
This Acidobacteriota bacterium DNA region includes the following protein-coding sequences:
- a CDS encoding transposase, translated to MVEKRRRFSEEFKREAVRLAYESGRRLKDVAKELDVRPDLIRRWRHALSGGEPGKPASAEAQEIRRLQRQLSRMREERDILKKALAIFSDRPQ